A genomic region of Caloenas nicobarica isolate bCalNic1 chromosome 9, bCalNic1.hap1, whole genome shotgun sequence contains the following coding sequences:
- the LOC135991909 gene encoding B-cadherin-like, with amino-acid sequence MRQPRSGLCPLFILLLLLPLLPAAAALAAPPARPCVPPGLRRGPLPAPASSGGCVGPYRSEEPDVGVQEDGGPVRLLGVGRVLAGRHRDATGQPDPAPVPVRTRRSPQELPGARAAPRRRKRDWVIPPIKVPENERGPFPKKLVQIKSNRDKDTKIFYSITGQGADAPPEGVFTIEKESGWMKVTQPLDRERIDKYHLFSHAVSENGKPVEEPMEIIVTVTDQNDNKPQFTQEIFRGSVPEGALPGTSVMQVTATDADDAVETYNGVIAYSILSQEPREPHPHMFTVNRATGTLSVIASGLDRERVREYTLTVQAADLDGEGLTTTALAVIEIADVNDNAPEFDPKTYEAAVPENAAGREVARLAVTDLDELNTPAWQAVYSILRGNEGGAFAIATNPASNEGVLRTAKGLDYEAKKQFVLHVAVTNEAPFAVKLPTATATVTVNVEDINEAPVFEPPVQLARVPEDVPPGQTLTSCTAQDPDTAQGQRIKYLVGHDPAGWLAVHPENGLVTARDHLDRESPFAKNSTYAAVLLAVDDGSPPATGTGTLLLTLLDVNDHGPEAEPRDITVCNHSPQPQVLTITDRDLPPNTSPFRAELSHGSGESWAVEVGDKDDTVTLRLMAPLEPELYSVYLRLFDRPGKAQLTVITARVCDCEGPVQSCPQRPQPATGLPFVLAALGALLALLLILLLLLLFVRRRKVTKEPLLLPEDDTRDNIFYYGEEGGGEEDQDYDLRQLHRGLDARPDVLLRNDVAPTLLPAPQYQPRPANPDDIGTFIEENLKAADTDPTAPPYDSLLVFDYEGSGSEAASLSSLNSSDSDRDQDYDYLSDWGSRFKKLAELYGGGEEDD; translated from the exons ATGCGGCAGCCGCGCTCCGGGCTCTGCccgctcttcatcctcctcctcctcctgccgctcctgccggcggccgccgcgctcgccgctcccccggcccggccgtgCGTCCCCCCGGGGCTGCGCCGCGGGCCGCTCCCGGCACCAG CGAGCTCCGGAGGCTGCGTGGGGCCGTACAGGTCCGAGGAGCCCGATGTTGGGGTGCAGGAGGACGGGGGACCTGTGCGGCTGCTGGGCGTGGGCAGGGTGCTTGCTGGCCGCCACCGGGATGCCACCGGTCAGCCAGACcctgcccctgtccccgtgCGGACCAGGCGCTCCCCCCAG GAGCTCCCCGGGGCTCGTGCCGCTCCCAGGAGGCGGAAGAGGGACTGGGTGATCCCCCCTATCAAGGTTCCTGAAAATGAGAGGGGCCCCTTCCCCAAAAAGCTGGTTCAG ATCAAATCCAACCGGGACAAAGACACCAAGATCTTCTACAGCATCACGGGGCAAGGGGCAGATGCCCCCCCTGAGGGCGTCTTCACCATCGAGAAGGAGTCGGGCTGGATGAAGGTGACGCAGCCACTGGACAGGGAGCGCATCGACAAGTACCAT CTCTTCTCACACGCTGTGTCTGAGAATGGCAAACCGGTGGAGGAGCCGATGGAGATCATAGTGACAGTGACGGACCAGAATGACAACAAGCCCCAGTTCACGCAGGAGATCTTCAGGGGCTCCGTGCCCGAGGGCGCTTTGCCAG gcacctCCGTGATGCAGGTGACCGCCACGGACGCGGACGACGCGGTGGAGACCTACAATGGCGTCATCGCCTACTCCATCCTCAGCCAGGAGCCACGGGAGCCCCATCCCCACATGTTCACCGTCAACAGGGCCACTGGCACCCTCAGCGTCATCGCCAGCGGCCTCGACCGGGAG CGCGTGCGGGAGTACACGCTGACCGTGCAGGCGGCCGACCTGGACGGCGAGGGGCTGACCACGACGGCACTGGCCGTGATCGAGATCGCGGATGTCAATGACAATGCCCCTGAGTTTGACCCCAAAACG TACGAGGCGGCCGTGCCGGAGAATGCGGCCGGGCGGGAGGTGGCCCGGCTGGCTGTCACTGACCTGGACGAGCTGAACACGCCAGCGTGGCAAGCTGTGTACTCCATCCTGCGCGGCAACGAGGGGGGAGCCTTCGCCATCGCCACCAACCCCGCCAGCAATGAGGGCGTCCTCCGCACCGCCAAG GGTCTGGACTACGAGGCCAAGAAGCAGTTCGTGCTCCACGTGGCCGTGACCAACGAGGCCCCCTTCGCCGTGAAGCTGCCCACGGCCACTGCCACGGTGACGGTCAATGTGGAGGACATCAACGAGGCGCCTGTATTTGAGCCACCGGTGCAGCTGGCCCGGGTGCCGGAGGACGTGCCGCCGGGGCAGACTCTCACCTCCTGTACTGCACAGGACCCCGACACGGCCCAGGGGCAGAGGATCAA gTACCTGGTGGGGCACGACCCGGCGGGCTGGCTGGCCGTGCACCCTGAGAACGGCCTCGTGACGGCACGGGACCACCTGGACCGCGAGTCGCCCTTCGCCAAGAACAGCACCTACGCTGCCGTGCTGCTGGCGGTGGACGACG GCTCACCGCCCGCCACAGGCACCGGCACCCTCCTCCTCACCCTGCTCGACGTGAATGACCATGGCCCTGAGGCCGAGCCCCGGGACATCACCGTTTGCAACCAtagcccccagccccaggtcCTCACCATCACCGACAGGGACCTGCCCCCCAACACCAGCCCCTTCCGCGCTGAGCTCAGCCACGGCTCgggagagagctgggctgtggaggTCGGTGACAAAG ATGACACCGTCACCCTGCGGCTGATGGCACCGCTGGAGCCGGAGCTCTACAGCGTCTACCTGCGGCTCTTTGACCGGCCGGGCAAAGCCCAGCTCACCGTCATCACTGCGCGGGTCTGCGACTGTGAGGGGCCGGTGCAGAGCTGTCCCCAGAGACCCCAGCCCGCCACCGGCCTGCCCTTCGTCCTTGCTGCCCTTGGCGCCCTCCTGGCTTTGCTGC tcatcctgctgctgctgttgctctttgtgaggaggaggaaagtgaCGAAggagccgctgctgctgcccgaGGATGACACACGGGACAACATCTTTTACTACGGGGAGGAgggcggcggggaggaggaCCAG GACTACGACCTGCGGCAGCTGCACCGGGGCCTGGACGCCCGCCCTGACGTGCTGCTCCGCAACGACGTGGCCCCCACCCTCCTGCCGGCCCCTCAGTACCAGCCCCGTCCCGCCAACCCCGACGACATCGGCACCTTCATCGAGGAG aACCTGAAAGCGGCCGACACAGACCCCACGGCCCCCCCCTACGACTCGCTGCTGGTGTTCGACTACGAGGGCAGCGGCTCGGAGGCCGCCTCGCTCAGCTCCCTCAATTCCTCCGACTCTGACCGCGACCAGGACTATGACTACCTCAGCGACTGGGGCAGCCGCTTCAAGAAGCTGGCAGAGCTCTAtggtgggggagaggaggacGATTAG